A region of the Channa argus isolate prfri chromosome 14, Channa argus male v1.0, whole genome shotgun sequence genome:
GAGCACTTTTCGATCATCACAAATATTTGTTGTAACTTCAGTGACAGAGTTGCTCAAGCGTCTGAatgcacacaaaacaaaacagccacACATTCACACGCTGGTTCCTGTAGtaattttattattcaaatgttAGGTTTGGATTTACAGGCACATGGGAACATTCAGGTCCTCACAGGGCTGCCAACATGACCGAGGCAAGAGAAAATATATAACAATCCTGCAGGCTGTGCAGCACAGGCATCAGCATCTAAGACGACATGATTACAATACAAATAACTGGTACATTATAActtaaaatactgtttatatagtgtgtgtgtgtgtgtgtgtgtgtgtgtgtgtgtgctgcacagCCAGCACAGAGCCTGTGTGGATGGagacatttaaaactaaaaaccgATGATAGAAACACTCAACTTGTGTGAACAGCCGAGTTTCTGCAGAAGCTGCTTGTGGAGAATCAGATTTTCTTTGACTCTGTTCAGGACCTGATTGAGGAGCGAGGGCGACGGGCTCAGTGGGACTGTGATTACAACCAAACTTTATATTAAAAGGCACAAAACGCTAATTGAAACTACAGTATTTACCTGTGACTGATCTCCACGGAGTGAATTATACAGTAAAATGACTCCTGATTGATAAGAGGgtcaaagctaaaaaaaaaaaaaaaaaaaaaaacctacacgAAAAATATTCAGTTAGGTTGAATCAACTTGTGACAAACTCAAAGCGaatcaattaaacacaaatgaaatattGGCATCGATATGAGGCAGCAACACGGAGCCTTGTATACAAGCAAGCATATTATAATAACATACCACAGACGTTATCatagatatttatatatatatttaacctGGAGGTTTCAGTTGATTGATTGTGATAGAACTTAATGTGGCTGTTTGCATGttggacttttatttctttaaatcagCCAGTCCTGAATCATTTAAGcatatatttacacaaataaagTCCTCGCTCTATGTcagaataaaaaacattcacacaaaaatataacatttgaaataattattagCACCAGTGTATCAGATAAAATTCTCGCTACGCAAAATGTACAAAGTTGCATAGTGTTGGATTTAGCCTGGAAAATTAAGGTTAATGTGTGATCTGTAAAAACACCAGCGATAAGCAGCAACTTCTGAGACAGACGATGAAAAGTTTGTAGTGTTAAAACGACAGAACATGAAAAGGTGTTTGACCACAGTGAGACATGTCAGAGCTGCTTCAAAGATGCACCTACAGAGACCCCGAAGCCCAGAAAATGTCCTCCGTCATCCTGTGCTCGTGCATCGTGGGAAATTCAGTGCCTGCATGCAGAGGACACGGATCCTCTTACCAGAACTCACGGTGCTTCTGTGGAAATTCTATCCTATACACACAAGTTACTATCAGGTTCCCAGAGTAACACGTGTACTGCATgtacaataaatacacagagTGTTTATTCATGATGCTGTGTCTTTCATCACATCACTAGAGTTTCTCTTTACCTTTAATGCCTTGTGTATCCTGTGTGCACCTCAAACTCTTCCCTGCACAACACAAGTTTCATGTTGTCACCAGATTGAAATCCTGCATTTACAACATCATTACTTTAGCTAACAAATGATTTTCTGTACATCTTGTATAACCTGCATCTCGAAAAGGTTTTCAGCACATCAGTTAGCATCTTTTCCCCCACAGCATCCATGTCTTGTGCAGGCAGCGAGACAACTTCAATCAATATCTGTCCCTAGGACTGCAAGTTGTGGAACAAGATCAAGAGCTGTGTAAGATCTGATATGAAAATATTAACTTCAGCACAACATAAGAGTCTTATTTAGTAGGAACAATCATAAATTGATGCCAAGTGAACAAGATTAGAGGCATTTTCTGGGCTTCAGAGGCTTCACTAACACCAGCAGAGCAAGTGTTGCTTTACTCAACAACAAAACCCTTCGGAGGTGAAAATACTGTCAAAGGAAAAGAGTACAACACTTTCCTTCTGCTGTTAGCTTTGGAACATAAGAGGAGAACAAAATGAGAGGATTCCTTCACTGTGTGGTTTCTGAAAACATGGTTggtgcaaacataaaaacactgcgGATGGAGGTGCTGTGACAGTGTGTAGCCGTACGTCCAGCTTCTgaaactctggaggagctggcGTGTCCACAGGTGACACTCACCAACAAAAACACGAGTGGACGTCATTGAGCTGTGAGGAGCTCCCTCAGACAGGTGCAGTCACGTCGGGTTTGTGGTTCTGATTTTTCTGAGAGGTTCTGATCCCTCTCCGCACGGCTTCTTGATGCCGCCCAGTTCATTCTGCCGTAACCACGTTACTGCGTCTCCAACAGACCAAACAAAatctaaagacaaaacaaaaacagctgcttGGCTTTTGTTAAAAAGACAGCGGCTTGAAATGTTGGCTTCTCtcttgtaaaagaaaaacaaagaatctGAAATCGAAAGGTTAAACAAAGTGTTTTGGTAAAAGTCGGCCTGTTTGCCGGAGTGTTAGTCGTGAAGTGGGGAGTGTTGGAGGTGAGATGGGgcaggaggggggagggggctcAAGGCCTCTCTAGAGACGGGGTATTGAAGCAGCCGTCGGGTAACGTATTCTTGATGTCGTTAAGGTTGGCGATGTCGGCGCGGATCTCGCGGATCTGCCGGTCGTAGTCGTTGATCATGTCCTCCTGGGTTCGTGCCACGTCGTTCAGCTCCACCAGCTTCCTGTCCAGATCGCTGTCAGCCATCTTGCCCTTGGCCCTCTTCAGGGACTCGTCGATCTGGTTCAGTTTGCTCAGGTCCACTTTGTCGATGTTTCCTGCGGAGGAGAGACGCGAGAATAGATTGATATGCAATCAGAAGGAGTCATATGAAGCCAAGGAGTCTTTGCTCAGGTCAGACATTTTATGCCCTCAAATGAAGAATTGAAACGCTGGATATGGGAAAAAATTTGAGGCAGCTGCAGCAAAGCTGCTGAATCCATACATTTTGGCACATTGGACTGAAACTCTCAGAATTTAGAGGCTGAAAGATTCAAACTTATAGCTAATCAATGCCCCCCTCCCCACAATAAATTCCGTTACGCCAAATGACTAAACTTGCAGTCGTTGATCCACAAAGACCATCTGCTGTTAGTTTACAGAGCTATTTGTGAGGACCATCACTCTGCTCTTACCCAGCTGATCCAGCAGGGTGGCGATGGTGTTCAGGACAGTCTTCACTGTGTTCTTGGCCTTGCGAGCGTTGTCCTCTGCCTGCTTAGCGTTGTCTGATGCCTGGGGGACAGTAAACAGCCTGTTAAAACTTCAGTTTTCAGCCTGAAAGGTCTTAAGTGTAGCGGCGTCTGCACTGGGCCGTACCATTCCAGCCATCATCATGTCCTGGTCGGCCTCAGCCTTCTTCCTGGCCAGCTCCTCTTCAGCAGCACTCAGCTGGTCCATCATGTTGTCCACCTCTTTGTCCAGCTTGGTGGTGTCCTGGAAGGCCTTCTCTGCTTCCTCCTTGGTCTTGGCTGAGccctgagagaaagaaaacacaggttTCACACCGGTATCTAAAGCCCGTCCAAATTCAGAGTTTCCTGCAGACAGCAGTGATGTCTCACCTTTTGCACGTTACTAGCGAtcttctctgcctcctctgctTTGTCCTTGGCCTCTCGGGCATCGGCCGCCGCATTGCCCAGCGCCGCCTCTGCCTGCCTGGTCTTCTCGTTGGCGGCCAGGATGGTGGCGTTGATTGCGGGAATCTTCTTCAGGGCCTCCTCAGCAGCGGTCTTGTTGTCGTTGACCCTCCTGTCAAAGTCTGCAGGCCAACAAAGTAGATTTGTTGTAGTAAAGCAGATTTTAACAGAAAGATTTTGGAGCTGCTAATTAAGGAGACTTTAAAGTCTAAATCTGAATTCAAGATTAAATGGCTTTATAAGATTATGGATTAATTAACTGAAATGTTCTTCAggtaaagacaaacaaagtaCAGGTAccttaataatttaaatttatagAGAGATAAAAGGTTTGTGACTTGAAACTCTGTcactgttcttctctcttgccaGATAATCAAACCCTAAAAAtcatcctggatgttgaagcttctttactgattacacttgaggtgtctaagaccagatattgtcatttttgccatgacagcgTTTTAAACGATAATGTGCATAGATTATTTATCtaatgtgatgtgtgtgctGAACTTACAACTGCCCCTAATTAGTTCACACTAAGCCATAAACTGTTAATGTAGCATAAACTtgacagcaggtaaacagttcATACCTCTGAGGTTTTCCAGAATGTTCTCGGCCTCTCTGAAGGTCGACTGTCCCTTCTTCGCCGCCTCCTCAGCCAGAGCTTTGGCAGCATCTGCTCGAGCCAACAGCTGATCTGCAGTCTGTCGAGCGGAAACAGAAAGTGAGTCAGTGAGAGGACTCGTGGTCACAGCTTCAGGTTTCATCTTGTGTCGTCGCTGAACTTTTCTCATCAGACTAGATTCACAAACTCACCTGCTGCTCACTTTTGCCTTTCTCCAGCAGTTTGCGGACTTCCAGCTCCTTGGCCTTCAGGTCGTCTCTCAGGTCGTTGTATTCCTTCTCTGTCTTATCGATCAGCTTGTCAAGGTCTGAGGCCTCCTTCTTGATCTTATTGGCTTCGTCCTAGAAAACAGAGACAATGTCAACAATCCAGGAAAACGAGACAATTCAGAAGCGTCTGGAGAGGATTTCGTGTGAACCAGGCACCTCCAGGGACTTGGTGTTGAAATCTGGGAGGCTGGTCAGGTTGGCAAAGATCTTCAGAGCTTTCTTACTGGCGTCTTCCGCCTCAGACTGAACCTTGTTGGCTTGTTTCTCCAGATTCTTCGCCAGCTCCTTGGCGTCATTGTACCTGAACAAGAAAGTCAAAGAGCAAAATGTCACATAGTAATTTGGATCATCAATCCATCTTTGGGTGACAAGGTTTTGCTGCTTCCAGCTTCTCAAACGTGACTTTGCATTACATCACCAAAACCGTTAACCAGCGAACTGTGAAATTAATCTAcgatgaaaataaaagctgctcaGACTCGTGATGAAAATGCTGCTTAAAGTGCCAGAATGACCCCGAACATAAGATCCTGGGCACCAGACTTTGAAATGACTCTTGGACCTCATGTGACTTGTCTTTAATGCCTGTACGACAGTGAGGAGGAGGCTGAGCTGTGACCTACTTCTTATTGAGCTCCTCGATCTCCTGGGTCATCTTGCTCTCTCCGTCCAGAGTCTTCAGTAGAAGGTTGTATGCTTTGGTCGACGTCTCATTGGCGTCTTTGGCGATCTTCTCGATCTGATCAGCGTCCATCTTGTGTCTGAGGAGAACACGGAAGATCAAAGTCTTTTCCTGGCGTGGGGTCATTTCAAACTATGTGTGATTCTATCAATGTTGCCTAAACACAAGAAGCTGCAGAGGAAATTCCAATGGAATAAAACTCATCAGGTCTGTGTACAGTTCTTGTTCAGTCCCTCTGTTTCAGGGCTGTTCTGCAGAACCAGTCTGTCACTCATGAATCAAAACCTGGTTCAAAAAACCTGGTTGTGTGTAAACCAACAGGACTTAATCTGTGGCCCATGGATGTTGTTATCAGGCAACATCATGAGCCAAATGCTCAGCTTGATCAGCGCTTTTAGCAGATCGTTGCTAAGTGAAGCACCACTCGAGTCTGAATCATCAGTGCAGTTTGTGGTCCCCAGATTTAAGTAACCAGTGGTGaaaccaaacattaaaacaatgcaTTTCCAGATTTTGTCATCCCTGCTTCTGGTttggtcattttaaaaagaaaatcggTCAACTTGACCCTCAGAACTATTGTTAAGTCACATTAGCGTTGTCTTACTTCTCAGCCAGTGTTCGGGCCTCCTCAGCCAGCAGCGTCATGTTGTTGGGCTCTCCGGTTCCTCCAGGGGGTTTGATGTCCTGCAGACAGTAGCAGCAGCCCTGTTAACCAGCCCGACGCCTCTCTCAGTAAGACAATTAGCCTGTGCCACTCACCACTTTGCCGATGGCGTCCTTGGCCTTATCCAGCTCCTGCCGGGCCCGGTCAATCAGGCTCTCGGCATCTCGGACTCTGTTGCGGGCGCGGTCGGCCTGAGCACCCGTGTTGTCCACCGTGTTGCGTATACTCTGCAGGCGGTTCCACTGGGTGGTCAAACTGCTGTTGAGGTTGTTGAGCCGATCCAGCAGGGCTTTGTCCACTTCTgcggaggtcagaggtcatgagCATTGAAGAAATCagtcaaagaaaacaaactttcagTCTGTTTGAAATATTCtactttttaaagacaaaactaaatattttgtcTGCGATCAACTTCAGACTCCCTGTGCATAAACAAAGGTAAATGTGTAACCGATGTCGCAGTGGTTTGACTCCGTGCTTATTACCTTTGCTGGTCTGAGCCTCCTCCAGCAGCTTCATGATGGCTTTCTCTGCCTCCCTCAGTCGATCCTCAAAGGCCTTATCGCTGACCGTCTCCTGACCTGAGCCCAGGTTGTCGATCAGAGTCTGCAGCTCATGAAGCTTCTGCCTCTGCTGGTTCACCtgcacaaaaaccaaacaaacactcaATTATTCATCGGAGGGAACAGGTGAGTCCCGTCTTACAGGGAGACACTCTACAGTGCGGAAGTCCTCACCTTGTCTCTGACCAAACTGTAGCAGGAAGGACACTGCTGGCATCCTGGCGCTGAGCGGTTGTAGAAGTAGTTCTCCTCACACATGTCGCACCGAGCTCCGACAAAGCCGGGCCGACACTCGCAGCGACCGTCCTCCTTACACTGACCTGACTGAGAGCCCTCGGGGTCGCAGTCACAGGCTGGAGGGGGACAAATAGAGGTCAACCTGAAGAATGTGATGatcaacaaaacactgaagctCTGAGCTGCAGTAATGTTACAATGTGCAGACTCAGGACTAAAGCTGATTCTTCCAGACACGTCCTAAATTGTCCAAAAGATGGAAAACAATCAACACTAGAAGTCAAAATTGGAATCTACTGAAGGACTTGAACCCCGTTTTTCATGCAGCTGGTAATGAATCAAGGCTGAAAGCTGCTGTCCTTACGTTTGCAGCCAGACGAGCTGAAGCCAAAGAAGTTGACCTCGCAGCGATCGCAGTGTCGTCCTGTGACGCCGGGCTGACACTCGCACTGTCCTGTAGTGATGTCACACTGGCCGTTGGTGGAGCCAATGGGATTACAGTTACACCTGTGGAAACAAGTAGACAAACGTCCTGTCAGTTTGCGTGCACAGGTCTAGAAGTTAACGCCATGTTGTTGTTCGGATGTTGGCGGGAAGGTGCTCGGACCGTTCGCAGCCGTCGCCGCTCTGCAGGTTGAAGAAGCCGGGCTGGCAGGTGCTGCAGTCACGCTCTGACACGTTGGggagacactgacactgaccgGTGACCTGGGAGCAGCTGGTCTGTTGACCCACTGTCCCCAATGGAGAGCAGGAGCAGGCTGAGGATGAGACAGACGGTAAGACATTAAGTCATTCAGACCATCCACAATTACGAAAACTTGAACCTCAGGACTTTCTAGTTTCTTACGTTTGCACTTGTCCGCTGGGTTGGGGGCCAGGGCGTTGCCGTAGAAACCCTCCTTACAGCGGTCACAGAAGAATCCATTGGTGTTGTAGATACACTTGAGGCACTGTCCAGTCTCACGGTTGCAGTTGCCGACTGCGTTGGGGTCAATGTTGTCGCTGCACTTGCAGGCGCGGCAGGGTTGGACGGGCCTGCTTTGACCCAGGGGATCCCCGAAGAACCCGTCGTCGCAGAGCTCACAGCGTTTACCTGCAGACAGGTGACGGCAGAGGACAAGGGACAATAATCTGTAATAATCTGCAATGATCTTTATGTTTTTCAACAGACTAAAAGGACTGAACTCAAATGGCATCTGCACATTTCCAGAACTTCAGCTTTGTCCTGTCTGAAAGAGAAACGATCTGAAGTACCTGTGGTTCCAGCGGGACAGTTTGTGCAGACCACCTCTCCAGTTCTAGGTACCACAGCGCAGGTAGCCCCGGCTGGACACGGACATGGCTTACAGTCACCTGATGTCCCCTGGGTGGCATCGCCATAGAAACCGTCCTTGCAGCGCTCGCAGCTCAGACCGGCCGTGCTGTGCAGACAGTCGCAAGCTCCTACATGGACAAAAGCCAGTCAGGGTCAGACAGGACAGCTCTGCGCTCGAGTCACTTCAGTcagtaaaacaggaaataaccAACTACTAACCAGTGAGTGCTGTAATCACTGGAATCAGCAAACCTAGTATTTCCACCGGTAAATTAGGGAGTAAACCAGTAAAGTCCATCACCTGTGTCAGGGTTGCAGGCCTCGCTGTGCCCGTGACAGTTGCAGGGCTCACAGGGGCTGAAGGCTCCGAGCTCTGGCTGGACACGGCGATATCCCAGAATGCACTGCTCACAGTTCTGCCCCTGGTAACCCTGAGGACAGGTGCACTGTTCCACCCAGCGGGCTGGAACACCTGGGCCACGTCTCGCTGTCACCAAGGAGACGTCGTCTAGGTAACCAGCACCTGGTATACGAAAGACAGACTCGTCAGCTGGTGATGCTGCAGCTTTCAGAGGGACGTCtaggtttctgtgtgtgtgtgttagtgtgtgtgtgtgtgtgagtgtgtgtgttagtgtgtgtgtgtgagagacataCTCTTCTCGCTGTAGGTGCCACGAATCATTATAGCTGTGAGATTGTGAAGAAGTTTCTGGAAGTCCGAGTGGCTGACGGCTGGTCTCCAGGGGTAGTCGGTGCTGTCATGGAGCCTgaaccaacaaaaaacagagattatgagaaaaaaatgcaggTTAACACATTATCATCACCATTTTTCACATCAACATTTAGAGATGAATAAAAGCAGTAAATGAATCCAGATTATCAGAACGTAAAACCAGGTACAGTTTGTGACAGAAACATATCAGCACAGCGACCTAAATGTCTGAGTAATCCAGATGTACGTTACACGAAAACCAGAGATTATCAACATAAATCTGTTTCATTTAAGTGTAAACACCATTTTAATCCGAATTAGACATATTTATATTAAGGCTTTGAAAGATCTACAATCAACATAAAATCTAATCAGGtgtaaaaagaataaacaaacagtGGCCATTTATTGTAGATTAAAACCACATTGTATAAACGTCTGTGAGGGATTATGATCACAAATCCAGTCTCCAAATTAGACACAAAAATGTCTGTGTAAAACACAGACGAGCACATTAGAAGAAGAATTTGCATCCGAAGCTTAAATCGGATTAAACGATTACAGAAAAGTAACTTAGTAGAAGTGAATTCACTTTCCAGTGACACCACCGacttcctgcagctgctgcctcACCTGAACACGTATGTCTGCACGTTCTCGTTGGGGT
Encoded here:
- the lamc1 gene encoding laminin subunit gamma-1; protein product: MPTLIRTLVAWSCLALCVRAAMDECSDEKGRPQRCMPEFVNAAFNVTVVATNTCGSPPEEYCVQTGATGVTKSCHICSAQDPRNHHSPVYLTDYNNQQDTTWWQSQTMLAGIQYPSTINLTLHLGKAFDITYVRLKFHTSRPESFAIYKRTYEGGPWVPYQYYSGSCEKTYQKPSSGFIRTGEDEQQALCTADFSDISPLTGGNVAFSTLEGRPSAYNFDNSPVLQDWVTATDIRVTLNRLNTFGDEVFNDPKVLKSYYYAISDFAVGGRCKCNGHASECVKNSRNRLVCNCKHNTEGDDCNICKPFYNDRPWRRATADNPNECLTCSCNGKSSECFFDAELYRATGHGGHCRNCADNTDGPNCERCLDNYYRDQSGRRCLPCGCSSIGSESPQCDNRGMCACKPGVTGEKCDRCQPGYHSLTEAGCRPCACSPSGSTQECDVNTGQCRCKDNVEGFSCDRCKLGYFNLEPNNPQGCTPCFCFQHSSVCDSAEGFSVHTISSSFSSGDEQWRGQQRDGSSVAVQWSPSEQEISLISDDYFPMYFVAPGKFLGNQMLSYGQNLSLSFRVERRDTRLSAEDLVLEGAGLRVAVPLIAQGNAYPNENVQTYVFRLHDSTDYPWRPAVSHSDFQKLLHNLTAIMIRGTYSEKSAGYLDDVSLVTARRGPGVPARWVEQCTCPQGYQGQNCEQCILGYRRVQPELGAFSPCEPCNCHGHSEACNPDTGACDCLHSTAGLSCERCKDGFYGDATQGTSGDCKPCPCPAGATCAVVPRTGEVVCTNCPAGTTGKRCELCDDGFFGDPLGQSRPVQPCRACKCSDNIDPNAVGNCNRETGQCLKCIYNTNGFFCDRCKEGFYGNALAPNPADKCKPCSCSPLGTVGQQTSCSQVTGQCQCLPNVSERDCSTCQPGFFNLQSGDGCERCNCNPIGSTNGQCDITTGQCECQPGVTGRHCDRCEVNFFGFSSSGCKPCDCDPEGSQSGQCKEDGRCECRPGFVGARCDMCEENYFYNRSAPGCQQCPSCYSLVRDKVNQQRQKLHELQTLIDNLGSGQETVSDKAFEDRLREAEKAIMKLLEEAQTSKEVDKALLDRLNNLNSSLTTQWNRLQSIRNTVDNTGAQADRARNRVRDAESLIDRARQELDKAKDAIGKVDIKPPGGTGEPNNMTLLAEEARTLAEKHKMDADQIEKIAKDANETSTKAYNLLLKTLDGESKMTQEIEELNKKYNDAKELAKNLEKQANKVQSEAEDASKKALKIFANLTSLPDFNTKSLEDEANKIKKEASDLDKLIDKTEKEYNDLRDDLKAKELEVRKLLEKGKSEQQTADQLLARADAAKALAEEAAKKGQSTFREAENILENLRDFDRRVNDNKTAAEEALKKIPAINATILAANEKTRQAEAALGNAAADAREAKDKAEEAEKIASNVQKGSAKTKEEAEKAFQDTTKLDKEVDNMMDQLSAAEEELARKKAEADQDMMMAGMASDNAKQAEDNARKAKNTVKTVLNTIATLLDQLGNIDKVDLSKLNQIDESLKRAKGKMADSDLDRKLVELNDVARTQEDMINDYDRQIREIRADIANLNDIKNTLPDGCFNTPSLERP